The Quercus lobata isolate SW786 chromosome 4, ValleyOak3.0 Primary Assembly, whole genome shotgun sequence genome segment ttcaataACGTAAGCATCTGGAAAGattctcaaaattgaaaataattttcatagAAATTGGCAAGGACTTTCTTCCAACGAATACGATTACTTCTCATTATATTATTCATTCTGTGCCAATCATATTGGACATGTCTCCACCTCCCATCATAGTTTATTGATCATTCACGTGTGTTAGGTCAAGTCAAGCAGGCGGCTAGGTTGTCCATGTGCAACCCATGAACTCAGAAAAAGGATCTCTATCTATCTAAATCTGCCAAGAAGTTTAGACTTTCACATCACAAACTGCTTTCTGCCTTATTGCAATTACTTCTCTTTACTTCTTTTCAACCTTGTTCAACCAAGAACAGACTATGGCTGGTGCCTTGGTGGGTGGAGCTGTTCTCTCAGCATTTCTTCAGGTGGCGTTTGACCGAGCGGCTTCTCGCGAGGTCCTAGACTATCTCAACGGAAGGAAACTGATTGATCGTTTGGTGCAAAAGCTGAAGATAGAGCTGATGTCTGCTGGTGCTGTGCTCAATGATGCGGAGGAGAAGCAAATTACAGACCCAGCTGTGAAAAAGTGGCTGGATGAGCTCAAAGATGCTGTTTATGTTGCAGATGACCTACTCGATGAGATTGCCTACGAAGCTTTGCGATGCAAGTTAGAAGATGAATCCACTACTACTAGTAAGGTAATGGGTTTTCTCTCTACTTTTGTTAATTCTTTTGACAAAAGGATACAATCCGAACTAGAAAACATTATAGAACAACTAGAATCtattacaaaacaaaaggaTGTCCTCCGCTTAGAAAAGGTTGCTGCTGCTGAACTACCATCACGACCATTGACGACTTCTTGCCCTGAAGAATATGGTGTGTTTGGTAGAGACAAGGATTTGGAGGCGATATTTGATAAGTTCCAATCAGATGATGTGAGTGTTAATGGTATATGTGTTGTTCCCATAGTAGGTATGGGTGGGCTTGGTAAAACAACTCTTGCTCGACTTATATATAATGACAAAAGAGTTAAGAAGAGTTTTGATCTCAAAGCTTGGGTATGCGTTTcagaaaaatatgataattttaGGATAgcaaaaactatttttgaaGAGGTCACTTCATCTGCTTGTGACATTCAAACCATGAATTTGCTTCAAAATAAGATTAGAGAGAAATTCATGGAGAAGAAAGTTTTCCTAGTTTTAGACGATGTTTGGAATGAGAACTATGATGATTGGGTTGAGTTACTTAAAGTTTTTAGATGTGAGGCACAAGAGATTAAGATTATTGTTACGACACGCAGTGAAAAAGTAGCATTAAAAGTAGGCACAATTTCAgcttatattttaaatgaattgtcAATTCAAGAATGTTGGTCATTATTTGAAaaacatgcatttaaaaatGGAAGCTCTAGTGAATTTCCCTTTCTTGAGGAAATTGGTAGACAAATTGTCCAAAAGTGTAAAGGCTTGCCTTTAGCTGCAAAAGCACTTGGGGGTTTGCTGCGATTTGAAGAAGATCCAAGAAAGTGGACAGAGGTTTTGAAGAGTAGTATATGGGATTTACCAATAGAAAACAATGGTATTCTTCCAGCTCTAAGATTGAGCTACCACTGCCTCCCACCACATTTGAAGCGTTGTTTTGCATATTGCTCAATCCTTCCGAAGGATTATGAATTTAAAAAGGAGGAATTAGTCCTACTGTGGATGGCTGAAGATTTACTACAACAATTTGAAGGAAATGGAAGGATGGAAAAAATAGGTGAACAATACTTTCATGATCTAGTATCTAGATCGTTCTTTCAACGGTCAAGTAACAAAAATCCAAGTTTTGTAATGCATGACCTAGTCAATGACTTGGCAATGTTTATAGCTGGAGAATTTTGTTTCAAGCTGGAGATTGATGAGTCTTGTGTAATCACAAGAAAGACTCGCCATTTGTCATATGTTAGAACTGAATATGATTCCTCTAAGAAATTTAAGGTGTCTTACAAGGCCAAGGATTTGCGAACCTTCCTTGGATTAGATTTGTCATCGCATCGATGGGTTCGTAATAGGATATCAATGATGATGATAGATGATTTGTTGTTGACATCTAAGTGCTTAAGAGTTCTTTCATTTTCTAGCTATAAAAACATGAGGGAGTTACCTAATTCTATTGGCAATTTGAAACATCTACGTTATTTAAATCTTAGTTACACTTCAATCAAACGGTTACCAGATTCTCTATGTAATTTGTATAAATTGCAAACCTTGTTATTGTTGAAATGTGAGTCCCTTATCGAGCTGCCTAGTAAGATGTGGAGATTAGTCAACTTGCGCCACTTGGATTTAGTTGGTACAAAATTGAAAGAGATGCCGTTGCATATGGGCAAATTGAGAAATCTTGTgaaattaactacttttgtTGTGGGCAAACATTCTGCGTCTAGTATTAAGGAGTTAGGGGAGCTCCATCTTCTTTCTGGAGCATTGTCTATTTTAAACTTGCAAAACGTTCATCATGCTAGAGATGCTAGGGAGGTTAATTTGAAGGATAAGTCGTACTTATCTAAGTTGGTGTTTCAATGTGGCTTTGACAATGAAAATTCAGAAAAGGAAAGACATGTTCTTGAGCAATTGTGTCCTCATTCGAAATTGGAGTCTCTCACCATTGAAGATTACGGGGgtacaaaatttccaaattggTTAGAAGATTGTTCTTTCTCGAATATGGTGTCTATATGCCTTGCCAATTGTAAGTATTGCTCATCCCTGCCTTCACTTGGGCACCTACCTGTCCTCAATAAACTCTATATTCAAGGTTTTCATTTTGTATTGCGTGTGGATCGTGAGTTCTATGGGGATGGTTCTTCTACAATTAAGCCTTTTAAATCCCTTGAAGTATTGAGCTTTGAAGACATGCCAGAGTGGCAGGAATGGTTTTTATTTGAAGGTGAACATGAAGATGGGGTTGGAGTTTTCTCTACTCTCAAAGAGCTTTGCATAATTGAATGTCCCAAGCTAAGTGGTGGTCTACCCAGTCAGCTTCCCTCTTTAATCAAACTTCATATTGCAGAATGTCAGCAACTTGCTTCAGTTCCTAGAGCTCCAACTCTCGATACATTGAAATTAAGAGATTGTGATAAGGTTGTGTTGAAGGAAATACCACCCAAGTTGGATGACCTCTTTATTAGAGGAGGTCGCATCTTCTTGCTGTCGTTTGCGGAGCTTATGACGTGTGTCGCTGTCCCAGGAAGTGGCATACCCACTACATTAAAATCACTTGAAATCGAAGGAACATTTCAGATCACAACGGGCCATTACTATCCTTCTCTTGAAAGTCTGGTAATAAGGGATGACTCTGACTCACTCTGGTCTTTTCCCTTAGAGTCGTACCCAAAACTCAAATCTCTCATAGTGTCCGAAAGTAAAAATCTTGAATCTCTTTTCGTATCAGAGGAATCTTACCGTGATCTTAGTTCTCTCACTGATTTGTGTATTTACTCATCCCCTAATTTTGTATCACTTTTTAGTGGAGGTATCTGCGCCCCTAATTTGATATCGATTTCGATCAACAATTGCAATAAGTTAAAGTCATTGCCTGAAAATATGCGCATCCTATTCCCATCCCTTCAGTATTTGTATGTCCGTGAGTGTCCAAAACTGGAATCATTTCCTGAGGGAGGTTTGCCCTTAAATTTAGTATCACTTGAAGTCTCTTACTGCGACAAACTATTTTCCCGGGGATTGCAGGATCTACACTCCCTCAGAGAGATCTGTATCGACGACGATAATTGCAAAGAAGTGGAGTCCTTTCCGGAGGAAGCGTTGCTGCCTCCCACTCTCACAAATATCAATATTTCATCTTTTCCAAAGCTGAAATCACTCAAGGGTTTTCAACATCTCACCTCTCTAAAAAATTTGGGTATTACTGAATGCAATAACCTCCAGTACTTACCAGAAGAGGGCTTTCCCACCACTCTTTCTTCTCTAATTATTGAAGATTGCCATCTTCTAAAACAAcggtgtgagagagagaaaggggaagAATGGCCAAAAATTGCGCACATCCCCAACATAGTGATTGACGATGAATTGATCGAATGAGCTATGAGTCAACATGCGCTTCAGCCCAGATCAGGTAATTTGTTCGGTAACTTTGATTTGGACAGCGTGAACATTAATTGATAATCTCTTACgataaatttcttaaattacTTTAAGTATTTGGACTCTTAACTATACTTTAAGAGTCCTATGTtggagttctttttttttataatttttaaattgcaacaaaaaaCTCTAGGTCTCTGGAAATTTTAGGAGAGCAAAAATGGAAGTTTCAAATGGCTAcatgatttttataaattatttgattttcattgtGGGGATGTCAATGTATATACTTAGTTCTTTGCCTATTCTTTTTTGCAGTGTCACTAACAAATCCTCCATGCTTCAAGCATCACTTTTGTGCTACCTGGCTGCCAATCCTTTTGCATTGTACAAACTACTAAGTTCTTAATCTGTTTTCAAGTCACCTGTAGAAAATTCATCCTTCTATCTTCATCAACATCCAAACATTTCCTTACTCTTATTCTTTCTGGAGCTGCACTTGCTTCATTTTCCGATCACTACATTTCACCTTTGGACATTTGAAGTGTGAGACACAGACTTTGAAGGAGTAATTATCCTAGATGGTAAGTTTTTCCAGCATATATATGTCTTTGatgattaataaatttgttttacaAGTACAGAGTACCTTTTGTGATATTGGCAATTGACTTGGGCACAATATTGCAGGTTTTTTAATCTCAGGTAGACACTGGGATAGTTTGAAGCTAGTGCTGCTTTAATAGCTTTAAACAGTTGCTGAATTTCTTATGCATGAGAATCTTTTGATTGAATGATGCTGGTCAGTAATTCTTATTGCTTTCTcttatttctttaaattttggagAAGAAAGGATGTGATGTGACTtaaaagggaggaaaaaaaatgttttaagaaaTAACATCCTCAAAAATCAGtgtaaagtttttattttttcttttatgtggaaATGCTTCATGCTTGCGCAActagaataagaaaaagaacTCTTTGTGGCATAAAACTTTTCTCTAAATCTGAAAGTTTTCAAATCTTATTTTAATAATGCTTTTAATGTTCTGTCAGCCCAAAATCTTAACTCATTTATTATAGCATTGCTTTACAATTCATTTGGTCACTGATTTTAAGTTTTTGCTTTTGACTTCCCCACTAATTGAAATGATgtaattgatttgtttttgtagaATAAACCGTAACTGAGCAACTTAGGAAGAGGCATTAATATTGTTCGGGCACTTGAGAAGGGCTTTATTTTCTCATACATGAGtcacagaaaataaattatcagGGTATAAGGCCAAGCTCAGTTCAAGCCTCCTTATCtatatgaaaaagaagaaatgatgccaaaataagggaaaaatcTTGCAAGACTCGCATCCCCTACATAAGAATCAATTATAAAGTTTTGGTGGATGCTAAAACTCTTAAAGAGACCCAATCCCCTGTTTGCTCCACACAAGAGATAGCTAGCAACATGACTCAATTTTATTACCAGGTACTTCCTTACAACCAGCttagtatcttttttttttttttttttgaaaagcaaCCAGCTTAATATCAACTTAGCAACATGACTcagttttaatgatttttaaaacttataaaacagATAGAGATGTTTCATGCTACATCCAGAAATTGTGAAGAGAAGGAATTCTTGTGCAGATTAACTTTAATTTGCCAACAAGTTCCACATAAATCCAGCATCTATTTGGCGCGATATCAGAGCCTATTGGTCACTAAAAAAAACTTCTTATCTTGAGGATTTATGGTTACTTGAATCCAACTGGAGGGACCTGCAGCATTATTCAGCTTCTTCATTTTGAGTCCAAACTCTTGGTGGTACAAGAAGAAAGTGGAAGATTGAGGGAATGAAATCTCTGGtagttcaatttttattattattatttttccttaagCTTATGCATATGACGACTAATAGATTGATTCTTTTAACAATTTACACTGTAAGAAGTTCAAAATGTGATTGTAACATTTGTCTTGAGAAATATGGCAGGCTATTTGATCATATTTGACAAGCGGCAGGTGGAACCTAGTGCAGACTTCTAGCTTCCATTATCtcaatttttagattaaaaatcACTGCTCTGTCTTAGTGAGAGAAGTTCTATTGATTGAGCAATGCAAGTCAGCTTCATACTGTGCTTCCATTCTTACCATTTACCTTTGCTCTTCTCAAAAGAGGAAAGCAGAAATTACGTATAATATGAATAAGAAATGGaataaaaactgtaaaaaatGGTATTGAAATTATTAGAAGTAATCAGCTTTGAATGCTCATCCATATAATCATCTAAATGCCACAGAGTACTTTTCCAGCATATATATGTCTTTGatcattaataaatttgttttccaACTATAGAGTACGTTTTGTGATATTGGCAATTGACTTGGGCACAACATGGCAGGTTTTTAATCTCAAGTGGACATTGGGGTAGTTTGAAGCTAGTGTTGCTTTAATACCTTCAACTGTTGCTGAATTTTTTAAGCATGAGAATCTTTTGATTGAATGATGCTGGTGAGTATTCCCTATTTCTTCCtcttatttctttcaatttttggggaggaaaaaaatgtgatttacagcggaggaaaataaaaaggattaaGAAATGACATGTTCAAAAATCaatgcaagttttttttctttgatgtggaAATGCTCAACTCTTGTGTGactaaaataagaaatagaacTCTGTGTAGTATGAATTTTTCCTCTAAGGCTGAAAAGTTTTAAATCTTATTTGAATATTTCTTTTCATGTTCCTTTAGCCCAAAATCTTAAATCTTTTATTACTGCATTGCTTTTCAATTCATATAGTCACTACTAGGATATCCCTGATTTTAAAACTTTTGCTTTTGTCTTCCTCACTAATTGAAAATGATGATGTTTGATTTCTGCACGCTCAAATCAATAACTGCATGCAATTGTTGATATCCTTgtctctttaaattttattagagaacaacaaaaccttggtaattgtttaatttattgatttgtttttgcaGAATAAACTTTAACTGAGCAACCCAAGAAAAGGCATTCATAATGTTTGATTACTTCAGAAGGGCTTTAGAATACATGAGTCATAGAGAATAAATTATCAGGGTACAAGGCCAAGCTCAATTCAAGCCTCCTGATCTGTatgacaaagaagaaatgaTGCCAAAATAAGGGGAAAATCTTGCCAGAAGACTTGCATCCCCTGCATAAGAATCAATTATAAAGTTTTGGTTGGTGCTAAAACTCTTGAAGAGGCCCGATACCTTGTTTCATTCCACGCGAGATAGCTAGCAACATGACTCAATTTTATTGTCAGGTACTTCTTTACAACCAGCATAGTATCAAGTTAATTTACTgcttcttttttaaatgatttttaaaactgATAAAATAGATATGAAAGGTTTCAAGCAACATCCAAAAATTGCTGAAGGGAAGGAATTCTTGTGTAGATTCACTTTAATTTGTCAACAAGTGCAACACAAGCTCAGCATCTATTTGGCATGATATCAGTGGCTACTTGTCCTCTTACATCAACCACACTCCTAAATTTCTAATATGCTTCCAGGTAACTAGTAAAAATATTCTTATCTTGAGGATTTATGGTTACTTGACTCCTTTGCCCGCATTTCAACTACCTGCAGCATTATTCCGCTCCTTCATTTTGAGTCCAAACTCCTGGTGGTACAAAAATAAAGTGGGAGTTGAGGGATTGACAAGTCTCTggtagttcaatttttttttttccttaatcttATGTATTCGATGACTAACAGATTGATTCTTTTAACTATTTAAACTATTAGAAGTTCAAAATGTGATTGTAACATTTGTCTTGAGAAATATGGCAGGATATTTGACCATATTTGACAAGCAGCACGTGGAACCTAGTGCAGACTTGTAGCTTCCATTATCacattttttaggttaaaaaTCACTTCTCAGTCTTAGTGAGAGAAGTTCTTTTGATTGAACAATGCAGGTCAGCTTCACACTGTGCTTCCATTCTTATCATTTACCTTTGCTCTTCTAAAAAGAGGAAAGCAGAAATTACTTATACTACAAATAAGAAATGgaataaaaatagtataaaattgTATTGAACTCATTAGAAGTAATCAGCTTTGTAATGCTCATCCATATAATTATCTAAATGCCACATTCCAGATGTAACAGACATGTCACCTGTGGGTGGAATGGCCTTTGTAA includes the following:
- the LOC115983711 gene encoding putative disease resistance RPP13-like protein 1 — its product is MAGALVGGAVLSAFLQVAFDRAASREVLDYLNGRKLIDRLVQKLKIELMSAGAVLNDAEEKQITDPAVKKWLDELKDAVYVADDLLDEIAYEALRCKLEDESTTTSKVMGFLSTFVNSFDKRIQSELENIIEQLESITKQKDVLRLEKVAAAELPSRPLTTSCPEEYGVFGRDKDLEAIFDKFQSDDVSVNGICVVPIVGMGGLGKTTLARLIYNDKRVKKSFDLKAWVCVSEKYDNFRIAKTIFEEVTSSACDIQTMNLLQNKIREKFMEKKVFLVLDDVWNENYDDWVELLKVFRCEAQEIKIIVTTRSEKVALKVGTISAYILNELSIQECWSLFEKHAFKNGSSSEFPFLEEIGRQIVQKCKGLPLAAKALGGLLRFEEDPRKWTEVLKSSIWDLPIENNGILPALRLSYHCLPPHLKRCFAYCSILPKDYEFKKEELVLLWMAEDLLQQFEGNGRMEKIGEQYFHDLVSRSFFQRSSNKNPSFVMHDLVNDLAMFIAGEFCFKLEIDESCVITRKTRHLSYVRTEYDSSKKFKVSYKAKDLRTFLGLDLSSHRWVRNRISMMMIDDLLLTSKCLRVLSFSSYKNMRELPNSIGNLKHLRYLNLSYTSIKRLPDSLCNLYKLQTLLLLKCESLIELPSKMWRLVNLRHLDLVGTKLKEMPLHMGKLRNLVKLTTFVVGKHSASSIKELGELHLLSGALSILNLQNVHHARDAREVNLKDKSYLSKLVFQCGFDNENSEKERHVLEQLCPHSKLESLTIEDYGGTKFPNWLEDCSFSNMVSICLANCKYCSSLPSLGHLPVLNKLYIQGFHFVLRVDREFYGDGSSTIKPFKSLEVLSFEDMPEWQEWFLFEGEHEDGVGVFSTLKELCIIECPKLSGGLPSQLPSLIKLHIAECQQLASVPRAPTLDTLKLRDCDKVVLKEIPPKLDDLFIRGGRIFLLSFAELMTCVAVPGSGIPTTLKSLEIEGTFQITTGHYYPSLESLVIRDDSDSLWSFPLESYPKLKSLIVSESKNLESLFVSEESYRDLSSLTDLCIYSSPNFVSLFSGGICAPNLISISINNCNKLKSLPENMRILFPSLQYLYVRECPKLESFPEGGLPLNLVSLEVSYCDKLFSRGLQDLHSLREICIDDDNCKEVESFPEEALLPPTLTNINISSFPKLKSLKGFQHLTSLKNLGITECNNLQYLPEEGFPTTLSSLIIEDCHLLKQRCEREKGEEWPKIAHIPNIVIDDELIE